The nucleotide window GAGCTATGGGCTTTATAGTAAAACCTTTTGAGCCTGATGGAATGCTCGATGTAATAAGAAAAATTGCCGAACCGAATTAGATCCGATCTAAGTCTAGTGGTAAATAAAGCTGCTATTGCATAAAACTGCGTTAACTAAGGCCGCATTAAACAAAGCAACTAACGCTATATTGAGTAAAATAACTGAAGCTGCACCAAATCAGGTTGTGTTAACTAAAGCTCTACAAACTGAAATATGCAAAATCAGACAATTAGTAATATTTTTAAATAAACATTATTAGATAAAGTTATTAAAATAATTTTTATATTTAGTAAAAAGTGCTTGAGATGACTATCTTTTAAACAATTTCATGCCTGCCCTTGACGGGCTTAAGGCTTTTACTCGGATTATGTTCGTTTGCCGTCGATATCCCTGCACAGTCCTGGTAGTACAGCATATATGTGCATGTTTTATGGCATCCTTTCAAAAAATTTCATAAAAATCCATTAAAAATCCATTAAAACTAGAAATGTCGTGATTAAATTGAAAACTAGCACGGAATCGGTGTAGGGATTAAACCAGAAGTAGGGACTAAAGTAAATATCGGGATTAAGCCAGAAGTAGGGATTAAAATATAATTGAACGTGGAACAGAAACTGGAATACAATCCCGAATTGAATTCAGTGTTGAGAAACCGTATAAAAAGGAAAAGCTGAACTTCCACAAAGGCAGGGAAAATTATGGATATGTCAAAGTATATGGACATTTTCAGGGCAGAGTCTGAAAAATACATCAAAGAGTTGAGTGACTCCCTGCTAGTGCTTGAGATTGATCCTGAAAATACGGAACAGATGAATACATTATTTCGTGCAGCTCACACATTTAAAGGCATGGCTGCAACTATGGGGTTCAAGCAAATTGTAGAGTTAACGCATGAAATGGAAAGTTTGATAGACAGGCTACGCACACGGCAAATTGTACTTAATTCTTCTTTGATTGATGTTCTCTTGATATGTGTGGATACCCTTGATGAGCTTGTAGAAAATGTCTGTAAAAGTGAAGGAGATAAGCCTGGAAAAGAAAAAAAAGAGAGGGCTAATAAATACGAGTTCTATCCTGAGGTTTACGAAGTGATAAAAACATTAGTGGAGTTAAATGGTTCTCCTGAAAAAGCCTTCATTGAAAGAATAGAAGATAATAAGCTCCTTTCTGCGAAGAAAAAATCAATAAAAGAGATTGATCGACTACAGAAGGAAGAAAAAAACCTAGCTTATCCAAGATTGAGTCCTAAAGTAAAAATTATTCAAAATTCAAGAATAAGTACTGAACAGCTCGACAAATTGATGAACCTTGTGGGTGAGCTCGTAATTAACCGGAGTAGAGTAAACGAACTTACATGCAATCTGAAATCAAAGGAGCTTGAAACTGCACTTTCGGATTTTCATAAACTAACAAGAGAACTGCAAGATGAAGTGATCGAGGCAAGAATGGTGCCCCTGGACCATATTGCCTATGTTTATCCCAGAATGATAAGAGATCTCGCACGTGTACAAAACAAAAAAATCGATTTTGTAATCAAAGGGAAAGAAATTAAGCTCGATCGAACTATTCTCGAAGAAATCGGGGATTCCCTGGTTCACCTGTTAAGAAATGCAGTAGATCACGGAATAGAAGTTCCGGAGAAGCGTGCGGAGCTTGGGAAAAAAGAGAATGGCACTATACTGGTTGCAGCTTCAAGACAGGAAAACTTTGTCTTTATTAGAATAGAAGATGACGGACGTGGAATAGATACCAATGAAATCAGGAAAGTTGCATTAAATAAAGGAATTATCTCAAGAGAAAGTACGGAACAGCTTGAGGAAGAAGAAGTAATGCAACTGATCTTTACTCCAGGTCTCAGTACCTCTGACAGTGTTACCGATGTCTCCGGAAGGGGAATAGGAATGGATGTTGTAAAAAATAGAGTTGAGCACCTCGGAGGGTCCGTAAAAGTTGAGTCAAAGCCTGGACTTGGTTCCAGGTTCGAACTGAAACTGCCTTTAACCATTGCAGTTTATCAGGCCATGCTGGTAAGAGTTAGAACGGAAAAGTACGCAATTCCTTTCACAAACATAGTGAAAAACATTGAAGTTAGTTCTCAGGAAACCAAACATATCAAAGGACAGGAAGTCATTTTAATAGACAATAAAATTCTTCCACTTTTTAGATTGAGAAAGCAGTTTCAGCTACCTGATAATGACAATGAGAACAATATTTACATAGTTATCGTTGAAAAAAGTGGGCAATATATTGGGATAGTCGCCGACGAGCTTCTTGGAAAACAGGAAGTAATAGTAAAAAGTTTCAAAAGCAAGCTTCTTGATAGTACCAGAGGGTTTGCAGGAGCGACAATTCTGGGTGATGGAAATGTTATTTTAATTATCGATGTTAACTCCCTGATTTGAATATGTAAGAAACTTTAATTTGGACAAAAAACCTGGATAAAGACTGCTGATGAAGAAATGGGTAACGATCCAGTTAGAAAGGGAAATGATAATAAAATAAACATAGAGAAAAATAAAGGAAAAAGTAAAAGGTTAAACAAAAAGATAAGTAAAGAGATAAACAAAGAGAAAAGTAAAGAGATAAACAAAGAGAAAAGTAAAGAGATAAACAAAGAGAAAAGTAAAGAGATAAACAAAGAGAAAAGTAAAGAGATAAACAAAGAGAAAAGTAAAGAGATAAACAAAGAGAAAAGTAAAGAGATAAACAAAGAGAAAAGTAAAGAGATAAACAAAGAGAAAAGTAAAGAGATAAACAAAGAGAAAAGTAAAGAGATAAACAAAGAGAAAAGTAAAGAGATAAACAAAGAAAAAAGTAAAGAGATAAAAGCATGTCAAAATCTGGAAAAGATCCGGGCTTTGAACTTTTAAAGAGAACTATTAATAGAAACATTGGCTTTAACTGTGAACATTATAAGGAAGCTCATTTCAGGCGTAGACTTAATTTGCGTGTCCGAGCCACCAATTCAGAAAGTTATGGAGCGTATCTGAAACTTTTGGAAAAAAACCCTCAAGAATACGAGTCCCTTTTTGACGCTCTTACTATAAACGTCAGTGAGTTTTTCCGAAATCCAGAAACCTTTAGAATAATAGAAAAAGAGATCGTTCCTTCTCTTATTAAAAACAGATCAGGACTATTCATTCGATCAATTCGCATCTGGAGTGCTGGTTGTGCGGCAGGAGAAGAGGCTTATTCTCTTGCTATTCTGCTGCACAGGACCCTGAAAAACGATTTTAATAAGTATAGAATAAGAATTATATGTACGGATATTGATACTCAATGTCTGGAAAAAGCCAAAAAAGGTGTTTATAATGAGAATTCGCTTAAAAATCTTGATCAAGGCATAAGAGAACGTTATTTTTTAAAGCAGGGAGATATGTACCAGATAATAGATGAATTTAAGAGTATAACACAATTTAAATGTCACGACTTAATTTCAGACCCCAAAATCGATCATTTTGATCTTATTGTCTGCCGAAATGTAATGATATACTTTAAAAAGGAGATTCAAGAGCAATTACAGCTTAATTTCTACAAGGCTCTCGGAAAAGGAGGATTTTTTATAATAGGAAAGTCCGAAACACTGCTTGGGGATGCATCAAGTCTTTTTAGACCATACAATACAAGAGAGCGCCTGTACATAAAAGAAATCTAAAGAGGCACTATGGAAGAGATCAGGAACCTAAGAGTTCAAGCGAATATGAATGTTGGGCACTTAAAGAGCTCGAAAACATAAAGATAGGAATTTTGCCACTTCTCTCTATAAGCTAACAAGCAGTCCTATTCAGATCTATTTTCATAAATATAGACGATGTGAAAAATTTTGGTAGATATGGGATAAATCCAAAAGAACTTTGAAATAATTCCAAACAATATCTAAATGAATTTGAAAGAGTTTTTAAATAATTTCTAATAATCCATAATCCAAGAAAAATTTATAAATCGGAGAATTTTTCAAGATGACCGACTCAGGCATAATTGTAGTGGGAATAGGAGCCTATGCATTATCTAAGAGTCCAGTTAAAATTAAAACTTCTGGGTTGGGTTCATGTGTCAGTATAACACTACACGATAGGCGGGAGAAAGTAGGTGGGCTTGTCCATACAATGCTTCCGAGTATAAGTCATTCAAGGATAAAAGATAACCCTTTAAAATATACGGACTTCGGTATAGAATATCTTACAGCTGAGATACTAAAAAAAGGCTCATCCAGAAAAAGGCTCGAAGCAAAAATTGTCGGGGGAGCACATATGTTTGAAAATCGAAATCTGAAAATAGGTGAAAGAAATGTAAAGTGGGCCAAAACCACCCTGGAAAAGTTCGAAATACCAATTATAGCTGAGGACACCGGCAAAAATTATGGACGTACAGTAACCTTTGATACTTCTACTGGCGATCTCCTCATAAGGACTATTTTGAGAGGAGATAAGATAATCTAAAAGAACCAATCAGTTTCTATCTTTAATTAGTTTTTATTTTTACTCTACTTTGCCTTTTTTCTTTTTTATGTTTTACTTATTTTTTACTCTCAATTTGTGAAAAAACTTTTAAGCCAGAGCCTGGAATCGAACCAGGATAGAATGAGTCTGCAGTCCACTGCGTAATCTTTCCGCCATTCTGGCACTCAGATTCACAACTGTGAACTGTCAACCCATTAATCCTAGACTTTAATATTTAGACCTATTTTTTGAGGCAAAAGCTGCATTTTATGGAAAGAGGATTTGATATTTTTCTTCAAGATTTTCTGCTTGTATTAATAAGGAAATATTTAAGTACAGTAAATTGCTGCGTACTATCTGTACAATATATAGCAAAAATATTTTTGAAAAGAATACAGTAAGCTATAATATTCAAAGAAGACAGAGAGATGAATAATGGATAAAGAGCAATTTCAAGAAATTTATTTGAAATCAGATTACTATTGGGGTAAAGAACCTAATGAATTGGTAAACAAAGTTTTAGAGTTTATTCCTGATAGCCAAATAACCAATAGAAAACTGGTTGATTTAGGTGCTGGAGAAGGTCGGGACAGTGTTTTCTTTGCTCTACGAGGTTTCAATGTTTTGGCTGTTGATATTGCACCTGCAGGTTTAGAAAAAGCGGTTAAGTTAGCCAAAGAAAATGATACAATTATAGAAACTATAGGAGCAGATATAAACGATATTGTTTTACCAAAAATGTTTGATGTCGTTTATTCTATTGGAACTTTGCAATACATTAGACCAGAAAATAGAAAACGCCAGTTTGAAAACATAAAAAATAATACCGAAAATGGTGGCATCAACGTAATGTGTACATTTGTCGAACATCCTGATGTTGAGATTGCCCCTGATTGGGGTAAAAATGAATACCTTTATGAGAGTGAGGAACTTCAGAGCTGTTATTATAAAGATTGGGAACTGCTTTACTCTAATGAGTTTATATTTGATTGTAAATCAAGCAATATTCCCCACCAGCACGCAGTAAGAACCATAATAGCCAGGAAACCTAGTAATTTGGGGCGATTAGGTAAATAAATTCTACATGTGTATCTCTGTGGAATGTGGATCAAGCTATTGACCCGATCAAAACTCGCAAAAATATATTTTTTGACTCTATTTATCTTGAACTTGACTGTAAGTGTCAAATTCTTCAAGCTTTTTTAATGAATTTTGTATATATATTTTAGTTCTTCAAACTCATATCTCATCAGCGATATGAGTAATTGCGATAAACCCAAGGATAATAACTCCATAAATGCTATCATCCGACCACATCCCCAACGGTTTAATGTTGATTTCGTTCTTCAACAAACAGAATATTGGTAGTGTACTTGAATTATTGATCAATTCCTAAAAAGCAAATACATCCATCTTATTCGAGGAAAATGTAGAGAGAGTCCTGTGCATATGTTTTTCAATAAATCATGTCCACTACTAGAATATTTTCTCAATAGAATTCTTTTTCTGTAGGTTATCGACTCATTATAAAATAATTTGCTTTTTAATTCACTTTCGTTTCTTCACCTTTTCTCTGAAAAATTATATATTTGATATAAATATTATAATTACATTATTAGTTCCATTAATAAAGCAAAAGAAAATAAAAGTAGCATAAAACTTTAAATCTGTATCTGAGGCTAGCTCTAAGGTAAAGTAACACTCTGAATATACTTGAGTACAACTCCTAGTACAGTTTAAGTATACTTTGAGCAATACACTAAGGTACTTCAGGTAATACTGCGAGTACACTTGAAGTATACATCAAGTATAACATTAAGTATTCTTTAGATAACACTCTGAGCACTACTCTAAAATTCTTTGAGTAACCCTTGAGTAAATACCATACCCTCAGTCATCTGTAAGATATTTAAAAAGTTGTAGAAGACGAGAAAACAGGGAAACCAAACCTGACAATTCGCGAACTAGTTTCAAGATAGTAATATTAAGCAAGTGAGAGATTTTTATGGAAATCAACGGAGTAGAAATCGAAGATACATATGCAGAAGCGTTTCCGATCAAGATTGCACGGGTACTCATAACAGCTGCTACCAAGCGCTGGGCCCTTGTGGCAGCTACTGAAGCTACAGGTTTTGCAACATCCGTTATAATGTGTCCTGCAGAAGCCGGAATTGAGAGGTTAGCAAGCCCCAGCGAGACCCCTGATGGCAGGCCTGGAGTTTATGTTCAGATCTGCACTTTCAAATACGAAGCTCTTGAAGAACAGCTTCTTGAAAGGATTGGACAATGTGTACTTACAGCCCCTACAACTGCAGTCTTCAATGGGCTTCCCGAAGCTGAAAAACAGTTTAATGTGGGCTTTAAACTCAAATTCTTCGCAGATGGAATGGAATCCGAAACCCAGATTTCAGGCCGCAAAGTATTTAAGGTACCAATTATGGAAGGAGACTTCCTGGCCGAAGAAAATATAGGAGCTGTAGCTGGAATTGCAGGCGGAAATTTCTTCATTTTCGGAGACTCTCAAATGACCGCCTTGACCGCAGCCGAAGCTGCTGTTGATGCAATTGCAGAGCTCGAAGGTACAATTACCCCCTTCCCAGGCGGTATTGTAGCCAGTGGATCTAAATCCGGAGCAAATAAGTACAAGTTCTTGAAAGCTACCGCAAATGAAAAATTCTGCCCTTCCATAAAGGATAAGGTTGAAAACACTGAAATCCCTGCAGATGTCAATGCTGTTTATGAAATTGTCATCAATGGGCTTGATGAAGAAAGCATAAAAGCTGCCATGAAAGCAGGAATTAAAGCTGCTGTAACTGTTCCGGGCGTTAAAAAGATCTCAGCAGGAAACTACGGCGGAAAACTGGGTAAATATCAGTTTAAACTGCATGAGCTCTTCTAAACTCTAAAATTTTTTATTTTTCTTCTCTATTCTTTTTCTTTTTGTTTCTTCTCTATTCTTTTTCTTTTTGTTTCTTCTCTATTCTTTTTCTTTTTGTTTCTTCTCTATTCTTTTTCTTTTTGTTTCTTCTCTATTCTTTTTCTTTTTGTTTCTTCTCTATTCTTTTTCTTTTTGTTTCTTCTCTATTCTTTTTCTTTTTGTTTCTTCTCTATTCTTTTTCTTTTTGTTTCTTCTCTATCTTCTTCTTTTCGTTTAGTCATTGTAGAACACGTTAATATAACAATTTTTTATAAAAAAAGGCTATAAAGAAAAATTAAAGGTTAACTACCTAGCTAATTTTTAACAATATATAAAATAACATACTAAATCGACAGACACTAAATTCACAGACACCAGAAGAATGAAAAATTAGAAAAATATTAGGACATCAGGGTACCAGAAACATCAGTATATTAATACCAAAAATTTAGAGCTTAACTTTAAAGTCAGTTTAGATATTGAAGACCTTAGAACTTAACTGATTAAAGCCTTAGATATCAAAAACTTTAGAGCTCAATAAATTGAACCAATAGATATCAAAGACTTTAAGAGTCCAAATTTAAGAGTCCAAATTTAAGAGTCCAAATTTAAGAGTCCAAATTTAAGAGTCCAATTTAATTAGTCATAGATGTAAAAGACTTTAGAGTCCAATTGCGTTGAACCCAGAAAGTAGAACATCTCTCGGGTCAATGCCAGTTACATGCATCATGACATAAGCTGCAACGAAGGTTCCTGTCATACTTCCTATGTTTGCAAAGCTTGCGACAAGGAGGACTCGCATGAACCTGTTGTTGAACATCTCCTTGAAGGTTTCTATTTCTCCCAGTGCTTTTAAGTCTGCGGTAGTAGGGTTTCGCTGTTTTGCTTCTACAAGACCAGCAAACCAGCCTGCGGCAATAAGAGGGTGCAGAGTAGTTAGCCAGGCAACCGAAAAGGCAGTCAGAACCGAGTAAGGGTGGCCGCCTGCAAGTAAAGTACCGGCTGCACTTAGGGTTCCTGTAATAATAAACCACCACCCGAAGGCTATTAACAGAAGTTTCAGAGGAACGCCAGAAAGCAGTAATAGCAAAAAGAATCCAATTATAACGGCAACAAAAGCAAAGCCAACAATCTTTCCAAGACTTATGCGTTTCTTTGGAACCTGCATAAGACTATGCAGGGAAGGAACGCTTTTCGGGTTTTTCAGATACTTAGTCACTCCTGGCTTATGCCCGGCTCCAATTACCACGACGATTGTTTTATTCCCACCTGCCGCAACCTTAAGAATGCTTCCTGCAAGATATGCATCCCTTTCATCAATGAGAACTTCAGCCGCAGTCGGGGCAAAATCTCTAAGTTCGTTTACGAGGCCAGTTACAACGTCTGTTTTTGTAATTTCATCTATATCTATTTCGGTTCCTTTTCCTATTCCTATTAGGCCACCTAACAGAGAGCCGATCATCTTGATTTTTTCCGGGAACTTCATTTTTCCCCAGAAACGCTGAAGGGTCACCTGGATATCCCTGTCAATTAAAGCAATATTAGCCCCTATAGATTCAGCTTCTTCAATTGCGGCAAGCATCTCGGCTCCGGGTTTTACACCCATGTCGTCACCGATCTTTTTCTGTACATAGGCAAGCAGCCAGTGAATTATGTAATAGTAAACCTTGCCTTCAGTAAGAATATCCTTAATAGGCACCTGTTTTTCCTGCACATTACCCTTCAGAGAATCATAACGTCCCCTGCAAAGCTCGACAGCTACAATATCCGGTTTCAGATCTCTTATAGCAGCCTTAACCTCGGCAACACTCTTTTCCGAGACGTGAGCAGTTCCTATAAGCACAACTTTTGATGGCTGGCATTCAGCCTGATGTGCATCCGAGAATTGGGAAGGTGAAGGAACTGAAACTTCGGAAGCTGAATCAGGAATAGGTTCTGTAATAAGTTCGGAACTTATGTCAAGCTTTGTTTCAAGCTCGTTAGGTTCTATTTTAGATGCTGGCACAGAATTTTTTTCTTCTTGCGGCATATTAACTGAAGAACCAGAAATTTTAGACTTTCCGACAGAAGTTAAGGTTTCTTCGGATTCGGTCACAAGTTTGTCCATAGAATATATTGACTCCTGAGATGAAATATGAAAATTGTAGTCAGGGTCCCTGTCCTGAGAATCTGTAATTTCAGGTTTGATCATTATTAATCTCTCTGCTGCGATGCTGTTAAGGTGATGTGCAAAAGCACGTTCCTTGAAAGACTACAGTTAATCGCATGAGTAATTAAATTCTT belongs to Methanosarcina barkeri 3 and includes:
- a CDS encoding chemotaxis protein CheA — protein: MDMSKYMDIFRAESEKYIKELSDSLLVLEIDPENTEQMNTLFRAAHTFKGMAATMGFKQIVELTHEMESLIDRLRTRQIVLNSSLIDVLLICVDTLDELVENVCKSEGDKPGKEKKERANKYEFYPEVYEVIKTLVELNGSPEKAFIERIEDNKLLSAKKKSIKEIDRLQKEEKNLAYPRLSPKVKIIQNSRISTEQLDKLMNLVGELVINRSRVNELTCNLKSKELETALSDFHKLTRELQDEVIEARMVPLDHIAYVYPRMIRDLARVQNKKIDFVIKGKEIKLDRTILEEIGDSLVHLLRNAVDHGIEVPEKRAELGKKENGTILVAASRQENFVFIRIEDDGRGIDTNEIRKVALNKGIISRESTEQLEEEEVMQLIFTPGLSTSDSVTDVSGRGIGMDVVKNRVEHLGGSVKVESKPGLGSRFELKLPLTIAVYQAMLVRVRTEKYAIPFTNIVKNIEVSSQETKHIKGQEVILIDNKILPLFRLRKQFQLPDNDNENNIYIVIVEKSGQYIGIVADELLGKQEVIVKSFKSKLLDSTRGFAGATILGDGNVILIIDVNSLI
- a CDS encoding protein-glutamate O-methyltransferase CheR, with protein sequence MSKSGKDPGFELLKRTINRNIGFNCEHYKEAHFRRRLNLRVRATNSESYGAYLKLLEKNPQEYESLFDALTINVSEFFRNPETFRIIEKEIVPSLIKNRSGLFIRSIRIWSAGCAAGEEAYSLAILLHRTLKNDFNKYRIRIICTDIDTQCLEKAKKGVYNENSLKNLDQGIRERYFLKQGDMYQIIDEFKSITQFKCHDLISDPKIDHFDLIVCRNVMIYFKKEIQEQLQLNFYKALGKGGFFIIGKSETLLGDASSLFRPYNTRERLYIKEI
- the fhcD gene encoding formylmethanofuran--tetrahydromethanopterin N-formyltransferase, which translates into the protein MEINGVEIEDTYAEAFPIKIARVLITAATKRWALVAATEATGFATSVIMCPAEAGIERLASPSETPDGRPGVYVQICTFKYEALEEQLLERIGQCVLTAPTTAVFNGLPEAEKQFNVGFKLKFFADGMESETQISGRKVFKVPIMEGDFLAEENIGAVAGIAGGNFFIFGDSQMTALTAAEAAVDAIAELEGTITPFPGGIVASGSKSGANKYKFLKATANEKFCPSIKDKVENTEIPADVNAVYEIVINGLDEESIKAAMKAGIKAAVTVPGVKKISAGNYGGKLGKYQFKLHELF
- a CDS encoding chemotaxis protein CheD, whose translation is MTDSGIIVVGIGAYALSKSPVKIKTSGLGSCVSITLHDRREKVGGLVHTMLPSISHSRIKDNPLKYTDFGIEYLTAEILKKGSSRKRLEAKIVGGAHMFENRNLKIGERNVKWAKTTLEKFEIPIIAEDTGKNYGRTVTFDTSTGDLLIRTILRGDKII
- a CDS encoding methyltransferase domain-containing protein; the encoded protein is MDKEQFQEIYLKSDYYWGKEPNELVNKVLEFIPDSQITNRKLVDLGAGEGRDSVFFALRGFNVLAVDIAPAGLEKAVKLAKENDTIIETIGADINDIVLPKMFDVVYSIGTLQYIRPENRKRQFENIKNNTENGGINVMCTFVEHPDVEIAPDWGKNEYLYESEELQSCYYKDWELLYSNEFIFDCKSSNIPHQHAVRTIIARKPSNLGRLGK
- a CDS encoding TraB/GumN family protein, encoding MIKPEITDSQDRDPDYNFHISSQESIYSMDKLVTESEETLTSVGKSKISGSSVNMPQEEKNSVPASKIEPNELETKLDISSELITEPIPDSASEVSVPSPSQFSDAHQAECQPSKVVLIGTAHVSEKSVAEVKAAIRDLKPDIVAVELCRGRYDSLKGNVQEKQVPIKDILTEGKVYYYIIHWLLAYVQKKIGDDMGVKPGAEMLAAIEEAESIGANIALIDRDIQVTLQRFWGKMKFPEKIKMIGSLLGGLIGIGKGTEIDIDEITKTDVVTGLVNELRDFAPTAAEVLIDERDAYLAGSILKVAAGGNKTIVVVIGAGHKPGVTKYLKNPKSVPSLHSLMQVPKKRISLGKIVGFAFVAVIIGFFLLLLLSGVPLKLLLIAFGWWFIITGTLSAAGTLLAGGHPYSVLTAFSVAWLTTLHPLIAAGWFAGLVEAKQRNPTTADLKALGEIETFKEMFNNRFMRVLLVASFANIGSMTGTFVAAYVMMHVTGIDPRDVLLSGFNAIGL